The Altererythrobacter sp. H2 genomic sequence CTCGGGGTTGCCCGCCACGGCCCGGCATTGCTCGGCCGATGGCAAGGCCGCGGCAAGGGCAAGAGCCAAAGTCAGCATCCCCGTTCTCCAATGCGTATGTTTTTCAGTGCCTGACTGCGATAACACGTATTTTCTTGCGTCGTAAGCTATTTTCGCGTAGCTCAATACCCATAATTATTACGCATAACACGGCCAGACACTGCATCCGGCCAAGGGGAGAGAACATGAAAGCACTGCTTGCCTGCGCATCCATCGGCGCGCTCGCTCTGGGTCTCACAACACCTGCGCTGGCGCAGGACTCCGGCGATTCCGGAGCGGAGAGCGATGGCCTGGGCATGATCGTGGTCACCGCGCAGAAGCGCAGTGAGAACATCCAGGACGTGCCGATTGCCATTTCCGCGGTTGGCTCCGAGTTTCTCGAAAGCCGCGGCATCGATTCGATCGACAAGCTGGGCACGCTGGCCCCGAACGTGAAGATCGAGCGGGCGCCGGCCTCCAAGTCGATCTCGCAGATCGCCATCCGCGGCTCGGTCACGATCAACCCTGCGATCACCTGGGAACCGGCCGTCGGCCTCTACCTCGATGGCGTGTACATCGCGAAGGCGCAGGGCTCGATCTTCGACGTCGCCGACCTTGAGCGGATCGAGGTCCTGCGCGGTCCGCAAGGCACGCTCTATGGCCGCAACGCGCTGGCGGGGGCGGTCAACCTGATTACCAAGAAGCCCAGCGGCGAAGCCGGCGGCCTGGCCGAAGTCACCTATGGCAGCTTTGATGAGATGCGCCTGCGCGGGGTCATCGACCTGCCACAGATGGGCGCCTTCTCGGCCAAGGTTTCCGGCCAGTACCGCAAGCGCGACGGCCTGATCGACCTTGCGCCGAACAACCCCTCGGGCCGCAACAGCACCGACTCGATCGATTCCGGCAGCTTCATGGTCCAGCTGCGTGCAGAGATCGCCGACAACGTGACGGCGGACTACACCTACGACTATTCCAAGATGAGCCAGACGCCGCCCTTCTCGCAGCTCCTGCGGGTCAACCGCAACGGCGATCCGCGCGACATCTTCGATCCCAACGGCCCGAGCTATGCCTTCGGCGGCGCGTTCTTCCCGCTCGATACCATCGCCAACCCCGACCGTGTGACCTCCGCCTCGATCGATGCGCCGGCCTACGAACGCTCGCGCAGCTATGGCCATGCCCTCACGCTGACGGTCGGCCTGGGCGACGCCGAGATCAAATCCATCACCGCCTATCGCGACATGGCCTGGGCGGACGGGCTCGATCTTGACGGCTCGCCCTTTCCCGTCGCCTTCACCCAGCGCATTTCCGACTACAACGCCTTCAGCCAGGAGCTTCAGCTGACCGGGCAGGCGTTCGATGACGCCCTGAGCTATGTTCTGGGCGGGTTCTATTTCAAAGAGCAGGCCGAAACGCTCAACCCGCAGACCTACTTCGGTGGCGGCGTCGACCTCGATTCGAACTACGGCTCCAACACCGAGGCCTATGCGCTCTACGCCCAGCTCGATTACAAGCTGACCGAGGCGCTCAAGCTGACACTGGGCGCCCGCTACACCCACGAACGCAAGGACATCAGCCGCTTCTTCCGGGTCAACTTCGATCCGGCCAACGGCATCCTGGCGCCGTTGGTGGTGGCCGACCTGCCCTATGGCAGCATCCCGGATGCCACCTACAACAACTTCTCGCCCGCAGTGACGCTGGCCTACAAGGCGTCGGAGAACGTCAACGTCTATGCCCGGTTCGCCCGCGGCTTCAAGTCGGGCGGGTTCAACGGCGAGACCAATGTCTTTGCCGCGCCCACTGCCGCTTGCCCGAGCGGCGCACTGGAACTGTGTTCGCCCTATCGCCCGGAAAAGGTCGATACCTTTGAAGTCGGCCTGAAGAGCCAGCTGTTCGACAACCGGGTGGTGTTAAACGTCGCTGCCTTCCGCGATGAGCGCAAGGACATGCAGCTGTCGGTCTTCACCGCCACCACCGGGGCAGCCTCGATCATCCAGAACGCCGCTGCCGCGCGGATCCAGGGGCTCGAGTTCGAGACCGTGATCCGGCCGGTTGATGCCCTGACCATCAATGCCTCGCTCGCATTCCTCGATTCCGACTACAAGCGCTTCATTGACGGCGGGGTCGACGTGTCGAACAACCGGGCTTTCCCGCACGCCCCCAAGACCACCGCCGCCATCGGAGCCGACTTGCGGGTGGCCGAAGGTGACTGGGGCAAGTTCAACCTCTATGCAGACCTCAGCTATTCTTCGAGCTACTTCACCTTCCCCTATGCGCTGACCGCACCTGCTGCGTCTGACCAGGTGGCCGGATCGAGCAAGTCGGCCGGGCGGACAATCGTCAACCTGCGCGCCACAGTGGCGGAAATCCCCCTTGGCGGGGTGGATGCGGACCTGTCGGTGTTCGTGCGCAACCTGACGGAGGAGGACAATCCGTCGAACTTCATCGACTTCGGCCCGGGCTTCGGCGGCATCCTACTGGGATACTTCCCCGAGCCGCGGACATTCGGGGTGACGGCCGGGGTCAAGTTCTGACCCGTGCCCGCCTCGCTTGAGCAGCGGCTGCAACGGCTGGAGGATGACCGCGCGATCCGGGATCTGAAGGCGCGCTACCTGCGAGCCTGCGATGCCAAGGACCCGGACACGGTGCGCGATTGCCTGTTCCCCGAAGGAGCGGTGATCGCGTACGACGGGTTCCCTGCGTTCAACAGCCGGGATGCCTTCGTGGCGGTCTATGCTGCGATGGGCTGCGCACCGGGGGTGTTCGACATCCACCATGGCGCCAACGGGGTGATCGTGTTCGACGATTCTGAC encodes the following:
- a CDS encoding TonB-dependent receptor is translated as MKALLACASIGALALGLTTPALAQDSGDSGAESDGLGMIVVTAQKRSENIQDVPIAISAVGSEFLESRGIDSIDKLGTLAPNVKIERAPASKSISQIAIRGSVTINPAITWEPAVGLYLDGVYIAKAQGSIFDVADLERIEVLRGPQGTLYGRNALAGAVNLITKKPSGEAGGLAEVTYGSFDEMRLRGVIDLPQMGAFSAKVSGQYRKRDGLIDLAPNNPSGRNSTDSIDSGSFMVQLRAEIADNVTADYTYDYSKMSQTPPFSQLLRVNRNGDPRDIFDPNGPSYAFGGAFFPLDTIANPDRVTSASIDAPAYERSRSYGHALTLTVGLGDAEIKSITAYRDMAWADGLDLDGSPFPVAFTQRISDYNAFSQELQLTGQAFDDALSYVLGGFYFKEQAETLNPQTYFGGGVDLDSNYGSNTEAYALYAQLDYKLTEALKLTLGARYTHERKDISRFFRVNFDPANGILAPLVVADLPYGSIPDATYNNFSPAVTLAYKASENVNVYARFARGFKSGGFNGETNVFAAPTAACPSGALELCSPYRPEKVDTFEVGLKSQLFDNRVVLNVAAFRDERKDMQLSVFTATTGAASIIQNAAAARIQGLEFETVIRPVDALTINASLAFLDSDYKRFIDGGVDVSNNRAFPHAPKTTAAIGADLRVAEGDWGKFNLYADLSYSSSYFTFPYALTAPAASDQVAGSSKSAGRTIVNLRATVAEIPLGGVDADLSVFVRNLTEEDNPSNFIDFGPGFGGILLGYFPEPRTFGVTAGVKF
- a CDS encoding nuclear transport factor 2 family protein; amino-acid sequence: MPASLEQRLQRLEDDRAIRDLKARYLRACDAKDPDTVRDCLFPEGAVIAYDGFPAFNSRDAFVAVYAAMGCAPGVFDIHHGANGVIVFDDSDRATGQWSLLFHSINLASRTLTQMGVEYDDAYVKRDGRWWISETRSRRLSCLIHAVDDAGRPTVTVMGEPPATFG